In the Methermicoccus shengliensis DSM 18856 genome, GATGCGAATCTCGGTATTCCTGTCTATCACTGCCGGCCCCTTTGGCACAATGGATATCACGACAAACACCAGCACGTTGTCGAGCACATCCACCCTGACCCTCTGTCCCTTGCTCAGCGGCCTTCCCGCAAGGGTGCGTGAGAGGTATCCTTCCCCACCCGCAAAGTGAATCTTCTTGGTGGGGGCAAAGGTCACTCTCTCGGCGCGCCTCGCCTCTATCTTTCTGACCATCACCTTGTCGTCGATGCCCACCCCTGCGTTGGCACGCAGAGAGCCATCCATCCTGATGATACCCTCAGCCTTGTCATCGGGATAGTTGGCACCCACCACGGCAAATGTCTTCATCTTGCCCACGATTTCCACAAAGTCGCCGCTTCTCAGCGATAGCTCTGAGAGTGTCCTCTGGCCCATACGGACGATTCCTGCACCAACGTCCCTGTGATACGACTCGGCAACCCTGAGCGGCTTGCCCTCCTCCAACTCAACTCACCCCAGCTACTCCTCACAGCTGTCGTCCACTTGGCTTTTTACAAAAGCCAGCAAAACAGCGCATTAATCCACTCACGTGCCAGCTTAGTTAAGCTGCAGCTGCCGTCCAGCTGGCATACAGCGCATTAAGGGCTACTGCTAAGTAGCCCCTTAATCCACTCACGTGCCAGCTTCGTTAAGCTGTTCACAGTCAAAGCACACCATCACATCCTTTAACCTGTTGGTGTAGAATCTCTTCTTGCACACCGAACAAACCACCTCGTACAGCCCGCTCTCCTTTTTCACATGCTGCTTTAGCATGGCGGCTGCAGCACAGCACACGCTCTCCGTGAGTTGAGCATCCTCGAAGCTCGAGTGTTCACCCTCTTCCACCATATCACTCCCTACTGTGTACTGTGTGCCCCGCTATTTTTAGGTTTTGAGATATGTTTAAATAATATGAATGAATGAGGATAAAGTAAATTAGAATAGTATAATTTAAGAATTAGAGGTATGTACATGATAGCGAGGATGAAGGCCGACATTTTCAGGTGTCTTGCACATCCCACGAGAATCAGAATTCTTGAGCTGCTCAGAGAGACCACTGCCTCCGAGGCAGCGGAGAAGTGTGGAGATGAGCGAATGGGGGAGCTATGCGTGTGCAAGATCACGCCAGCCCTCGGGCTCGAGCAGTCCAACGTCTCGCAGCATCTGGCAATTCTAAAGGAGAGGGGGCTCATCCGTGGTAGAAGGGAGGGGCAGAATGTGTACTACAGCGTAGCCAACCCCAAGGTGTTCCTCCTGCTCGACGTGGCAGAGGAGCTGCTCGCAGAGAACCTCGAGGAGAGCCAGCAGATGCTCAAGATGCTGAGGTAGATGTAGTTGGACATCACAGTTCTCATCAATGGCGCCATTGCATTTGTTGCAGAGTATCTCTCTGCCCATGTGCTCACGTGCCTCGTGCCAGCTTTCTTTCTGGCAGGTGCCATAGCCGCCCTGTTCTCCAAAGAGGTGGTGCTCACATATCTTGGAGCAGATGCAAAAAAGAGCATAGCCTACCCAGTGGCTGCACTGAGTGGGAGTCTTCTCGCCGTGTGCAGCTGCACCGTGCTCCCCCTGTTTGCGGGAGTGTACCGAAGGGGTGCTGGGCTGGGACCAGCCACCACATTTCTGTTCTCGGCTCCAGCAATAAACGTGCTCGCAGTGGTGTACACCGCAAAGGCCCTCGGGCTCGAGCTTGGAGCCGTGAGGGCGGTTGGAGCAATCGGGTGCTCAGTGGTCATCGGTGTGCTCATGGCTGCCCTGTTCGAGCGACACAAAGAGGAACAGCAGTGCACGTACACAGTGCATGGCTCCAGCTGGAGGGAGCACAGAAAGTCAATCGGCATATTTGTGCTGCTGCTCTCGATTCTGGTGCTGGGCGGAGCAATCACCGACTGGGTGCTCAAGGCGTCCGCCCTGATTCCCCTCACGGTGCTCACGGGATACGCTGCCAGAAGCTGGTACACGAGCGAGGAGCTTTCCGAATGGATGCGAGAGACCTGGTTTCTTGTCAAGATGATTGTGCCCCTCCTGCTCGGGGGTGTGTTTCTCATGGGTATCGTGGTGCAGCTTCTGCCAGCCGAACTCATTGCACGATATCTTGGGGGCAACACACTTATGGCAAACACCATCGCCTCGCTCTCGGGTGCCCTGATGTACTTTGCCACGCTCACAGAGGTGCCAATCGTGGGAGGGCTCATGCAGCTTGGGATGGGAAAGGGTCCAGCACTTGCGATGCTGCTCGCAGGTCCTGCCCTCAGCCTTCCCAACATGATTGTGATATCAAGGGTGATGGGCACAAGAAGAGCGGCAGCCTACATCAGCATGGTGGTGGTGTTCTCCATCGTGCTGGGGCTGAGCTACGGATACATTGCATGCCGCATGCTCACACAGCTGTGAGAGTAAGAGAGGTGTAGCATATGAAAATAGAGATACTGGGAACTGGATGCCCAAAGTGCCAAGCACTCACAAAATATGTGGAAAGGGCTGTTGAGGAGCTTGGACTTAAGGCAGAGGTCGTGAAGGTGGACTCGATAGAGGACATACTCGAATACGGCGTGATGAGCACTCCTGCCTTAGCCATTGAGGGAAAAGTGCTCTTTGCGGGTAAGCTGCCCTCATACGAGGAGGTGTATCGACTGATAGACGAGCACGCTGGAGGGGGGAAGGATGACGGGAGAGCATGAGAGGGGCATCCCAGACAATGCCCTGTTTCTGTGCTTTGGTGGGATGAGCAACACCGGCATGCTCACCGTTAAGGCGGGTATCCGTGTGCTTGAGGAGCTTGGTGAGGACAGGGTGGGCATATACTGTCTAAGTGCCCTACCAGCTGGTGTGAAGATGGTGCTCGAGAAGACCAGCAGGACGAAAAACATCGTGGTGGTGGACGGTTGTCCCAACGAGTGTGCCCGCAAGCTGGTGGAGCGGGCAGGATTCACACCCGATGCAGTCATCAACGTGGCAAAGGACTTAGGGGTGCACAAGGTGCCCTCTCCATCTGCCCATACCGATGAGGATGTAGAGAGGGTGGCAGAGGCGATAAAGCGCGCACTGCTGTAGGAGGGAGTGCGTGGGGAGCGTTGGTGGAGTGGCACAGCACATCACCCGCCATCTCGAGTTCTACTTCTTACTGTCCCTCCTGATGGGGGTGGTGGCTGGATATGGGCACGACCTTGAATGGCTCAAGTCCCTCGTGCCACTTGCCCTATTTTTGATGCTCTACCCCATGATGGTCAACCTCGACATCGAGCGAATCAGAGGGGTGGTGAAAAACAGCAGAACTGTGGGCTTGGCTCTCGTGCTCAACTTCGTGGTCTCGCCACTGCTAATGGCAGCGCTGGTGTATGCCTTTGGCATCCCGGGAGAGCTTGCTGCGGGGCTGCTGCTCATAGGGATGACGCCCTGTGCTGGCATGGTAATAGCGTTCACCGGACTCTCGAGGGGCAATGTGGAGGCTGCAGTGGTGCTGGTGGCGGCAAGCCTGCTGATTGCAGTGGGGATGGTACCGCTGTGGAGCAAGGTGCTCATAGGGATGTTTCTTCCAGTGCCCACAAGGCTCATCGCCCAGACAATTCTTCTCGTCATAGTGCTCCCGCTGGTGGGAGGAGACCTCACGAGGCGACTCATAATAAGGCGCAGGGGATACGAGGGATATGTTGCGATGAAGGAGAGCTTCTCTGCATTTGCATCCTTTGGATTGCTGCTCATATTCTTCATAATATTCTCGATAAACAGCAGGGCAATACTCTCCGAGCCATGGATAGTTGCAAGGCTTGCAGCTCCGAGCGCACTCTTCTACCTGCTGCTGCTCGCTGTGGCATTGAGCATGGGGAGGCTCGCCGGCATGAGCTGGGCAGACAGGGTGGCACTTGCGTTCTCCACTGCGGCAAAGAACCAGTCGATAGCAATCGCCCTTGCCCTCATGGCATTCGGGCATACAGCAGCCCTTGCCGTGGCAGTGGGTGGGCCACTCATTCAGGCGCCCATCATGCTCTCATACGTGCGCTACAACAAGAGCCATCCTCCAAGTGTCCCGAGTGGAGCTTGAGGATTCACTGGTAGCTTGAGGATTCACTGGTAAATGCAAAAGGAGGGTAAATGAGAGTAATAAAAACAGAGAGGATACTTCCCTGTCTTGTTGACCCATGGAAGATAAGGGGGATATTCTATCTGGACTGTGAACTCACAGAACACGAGCTAAAAAAGCTCTCAGAGCTCTACAATGGACGATACGTGGCTGGCCTTAAGACCGCCCTCATCCAAGTGAGGGGAAGGGAAATTAACTTCTTTTCCACAGGCAAGGTGGCTGTCAGGCTGGCAGAGGATGAGAACGAGGCAATCTCCCTCATCAACAGCGTGCTCGCCTCACTCCAGCAGGCGCTGCTGCTCGAGGAGATTTAGATTCTCAGAGCATATGCCACCCGCCAGCCTGCTAACGGAGATGATGCGCAAGGGGCCACCCACATTACACCCAATAAATGCAAAGGTTTTTTAGTTGATGTGTCGAGTGGAATGTAGTGATGCATATGAGGCGAGTAGTAGCGCTCTCATTGGTTCTAACGATTGCGCTTGGAGTGTTTGTGAGCGGATGTGCGCAACAGCCGCAGGCACCCGTCACCCCTGCTGAAACTCCCTCTGAGACCGAGGGTGCGGTCGGAGAAGAGGGTACACCCACCGAGGCTCCCGCAGTCCCAGTGGAGGAGGCACAGACAGCCCCAGTGGTAGAGGTACAGATAGTCAACTACGCCTTTATCCCATCCACCATCACCGTCAAGGCGGGTACCACCGTGCAGTGGGTGAACAACGACAACGTAAAGCACACGGTCACCAGTGATGAGGGGGTCTTCGACTCTGGCGTGTTCAACACGGGTGATATATTCGAATACACCTTCGATACCCCGGGAGAGTACTCCTACCACTGCGAGCTCCACCCATTCATGAAGGGCAAGGTGATTGTGGAGGAATAACCCCCCATCACCCTTTTACAAGCGCTGCCTGAACTGTCCGCCGGGGCTCCAAGCCCCACTACACCCCGTACAACAAACCTGAGCGCTCTCTTCATGCCCACCTGTCCACAAGCACACCATACACACCGTAAGCTTAAATAGTATCTTCCAGATAGCCGAGCCGAGGGACGTGCGATGAAGGAGCAAACAGAAGTTGGAAAGCTGAAAGAGGGCAGATATGTGATCATCGATGATGAGGTGTGTGTAATCAAGAGCATCACCAAGTCCAAGCCCGGAAAGCATGGCTCGGCAAAGGCAAGAATCGATGCCATAGGGCTCTTTGATGGGCAGAAGCGCTCCATCGTTCAGCCCGTGAGTGCCAAGATATACGTACCCATCGTGGAAAGAAAAACTGCTCAGGTGCTCTCGATTGCCGGGAACGTGGTGCAGCTCATGAACATGGATGATTACTCCACCTTCGAGCTTACCGTCCCTGATGAAGACATTGCCAAGATAAAGGAGGGGCAGGAGGTGCCCTACCTCACGGGACTTGGCAAGATGAGGCTGGACGTAAGGTAGATGTACCACTACCCGCTGTTTGCAGACTGCACTTGCTCCTACGAGGATGCAAAATTCGTGCTGTTCGGTGTGCCCTTCGATGCCACCTCGTGCTTTAGAAGCGGCAGCAGGGACGCTCCAGCAGCCCTGAGGGCAGCCTCCTACAACTTTGAGACATACCACCCAGAACTCGATATAGACCTCTCAGAGGTGCTCATGTGTGACATCGGGGACATGGAAGTCCCCGGGAACGTGGAGGATGTGCTCTCGCTCGTGTACACCGAGCTTAGATACCACATGGAGAATGGGAAGGTCCCCATCATGATGGGGGGTGAGCACTCCCTCACCATCGGATGCATCAGAGCCGCATGCGAGCTCTATGAGGACCTGGGCATGGTGGTGCTCGACGCCCATCTTGACCTCAGACAGGAGTATGGGGGGTCGGAGTACAGCCATGCATGTACCTCATATCAATGCCTGAAGTTTCTCTCTCCCGAGCGATATGCATGCATAGGGGTGCGCAGCGGCTCCAGGGAGGAGTTCGAGTTCGCAAAGCGCATGGGGCTTACGTGCGTACCTGCACAAAGAGTGCGCGATGAGGGAATGAGAAGGGTGCTCGAGGATGTGCTGGACGAGCTGGAGTGCGCGCAGGTGTATGTTTCCCTCGATGCTGACGTGGTAGACCCAGCGTATGCCCCGGCGGTGGGCACACCAGAGCCCTTCGGGCTGACACCAGAGGATGTGAGGCATGTTATACGAACGCTGGCACCGATGGCCGTGGGTATGGATGTGGTGGAAATCACCCCTCACTATGACGGGGGGCAGACCGCCCTGCTGTTTTCAAGGCTCATAAGGGAGTTCATCGCAGCAAAGGCAAGATGCATTGGCATATCGGGAACCATGTAGGGCGCCCTCCAGAACTCGTGCCTCGTGCGAGTCCATTTGCATATTCAGAAAACTTTTTATATTATACTCTGGAAGTTTGATGAAGTCCGCCCCTAAGAGCACGACGCTGCTTGTGGGTTTGGAGGTGTGGTAGTGACGGATGAGTGTGGGCTGTCGTCCACCCCCATTGGAGGCGTGGATGGGAAGCTGTTTGTGAGAGATCAGGCAGATATACCAGAGATTCTCAAGTGCCTTCTGTTTGGAAAAAAACCCGATAGAGTGGTGATTGCCCGCTCGAGGGATGAGGTGGTGAGCACCGTAAGGTATGCGTTCGAGCACGAGATTCCCATCGTGCCAAGGGGAGGTGCCACCTCACCCTATGGTGGTGTCATGCCCGTGAAAGGAGGTATCGTGCTCGACCTCTCACACCTCTCCTCTGTTATGGATATAAACGTCGAAAAGGGCACAGCGAGGGTGGAGGCTGGTGTGCGATGGGCACAGCTGAATGAGCGGCTTCCCGACGGACTCACCATGTACACATACCCGACCAGCTGGTTTTCCACTGTTGGGGGATGGATAGCCACTGGTGGGTACGGGATTCACAGCCTGAGATACGGTCATCTCTCAACGCTGGTGGATGCCCTCGAGGTGGTGGATGGCACGGGAAATGTCAGATGGATTCATAATGGCGATGAGGGCTTTTCCCATCACTTTGGCACAGAGGGACAGATGGGAATAGTGCTCTCTGCAGTGCTAAAGGTGGGGCACGTTCCATCCTCAAAGCTGGACCTGCTGCTGTTTGATTCACCTCGAGGGGCGCTCGAAAAGGCGAGCGAGCTTGCTCGCCGAAAGGATGTGCTGCACATCGTCATGCTCGAGGAAGGAAGGATGCACGAGATGAACGTGCTGCTCGGCGAGGACCTGCTCCCAGAGCGCTGTGCCCTGCTCGTCGAGAGTGAAGAGGGGATAGAAGATGTGCCCAAGGCCCAGCCGTGGCAGGCCAGCTACGTGTGGGGTCAGAGATTCTTCCCGCTAAAGCCCAAGAAGCTCGGTCCTGGACTGCTGGCATCGGAGATACTCTGTCCAATGGATGTCGCCCCCGAGTACATCGAGAGGGCACACTCACTTGCAAGGGGATACGGGGTGTCGATAAGCACCGAGGTGCACGTGATGGGGAAAGACCTCGCGCTGGTGGTGCCCACCTTCATCACCAACAAGCGAAGGACGCTCCCCTACATGACGCACCTGAGCCTCGTGCTCGCCCTCACGCAGGAGGGCGTGGCCATTGGGGGAAGACCATACGGCATTGGCACGTGGAACACCCCCTATGCCAAGAAGGCGTTTACAAGAGAAGAATGGAATGCCCTGAAGCAGTACAAGCACGAGATAGACCCCAAGGGCATTCTCAACCCGGGAAAGTTCTTCTCGCTTGCCACGAGGGTGCCACTTCTCGAGCAATTGATGGGCTCGAGGCTCGTGAGGGGCTCGAGGCTCATTGCTCCCCTGCTGGGTAGCCCACAGCACGAGGAAAAGCCAGACGTGGTAAGGGACGCCTATGAAAGCTGTACCCACTGTGGTGCATGTGTGAGCGTATGCCCTGCGGTGGCACTGCTCGGTGATGAGCGGCTCTCGCCAAGGGCAAAGCTGTTCTATGCCCGCATGCTCAGGGAAGAAGGGAAACTGGACGCCGAGGAGGGGTCGAGGCTCATGTTGTGCCTGCACTGCGGACAGTGTGAAAAGGTATGCCAAGCTGGTCTCAACCTAAAGGCGGTGTGGGAAAAGCTGGAGGAGGAACTCTCTGGATACCCCATGCCCACCGAAGACATAGAGAGGCTAACTCGCCTCGTGGAGTCGGAGGAGAGCTACAGAAAGCTTGCCGATGGGGGCATGCTCCATGGGTAGGTACCACATCACCCCCTCTGAAGCCCAAAACAGGAGGGTGCGTGCTGGCAGGCTCGAGATAGAGCGCTCTGAGGCATGCATCAACTGCGGACACTGCATCAGGGCATGTGTATACGACGTGCACGCCCGAAGGAAGGACGACCCCAGGCTGATGGCAGAGCCGCGCTCTGAAAATTGCCATGCATGCTTCAGGTGCGTCACGGAGTGCCCTGTGGAGGCTATCCACGTCAAACCGTCTCCGCTGTATGCAGGCAGCATCAGGCACGTGAGGGGCGAGGATGTTGCCACCCTGCTGTTCGAGGCTTCCACTGGGAGGGTGCCCGTGTCGGGTGCGGGATACGGAGGTCCATTCGCCGGTGATGGGTTCGATGGGATATGGACCGACATGTCCGAAATTGTGAGACCCACAAGAGACGGAATACACGGAAGGGAGTACATCTCCACCACAGTCCAGCTTGGAAGAAGACCTAGGAGCGTTCTGGACGAGGAGGCCCCCATGCTCATCGACATACCGTTTCCCGTGATTTTCGGCAAGATGCCCTCAGACGAGAGAATACAGCAATGCGTGCTCGAGGCTGCCTCTCAGCTCGGAACGCTCGTGATTGTTGCTCCTACCACACTGCAGAGCTTTTCCACCTATGCCCCCTGGATGGTGCCTCACCTGAACAGCGTAGAGGCAATAGATGGCGTCAACATTGTGGAGCTCGATGCCCAGCTTGTGCTCGATGAAGGTGTGCCAGAGGGAGTAGTCACCATGGCAAGGCTCGCGCCCCACGGCACGATGGAGCTCTCTGAGAGGGTGCTCGAGCTAATGGATGCGGGGGCACACGTGGTGCATCTTGTGGGCGATGATGCTGGAATGGTTGGAGATGTGCACATCACTGATGTGCTACGCACCGTGCACCGGCACCTGATTGAGGTGGGGGCAAGGGAGCGCATCTCGGTGGTCGCCGAGGGGGGCATTGCACTGGCAGAGCACGTTCCCAAGTGTCTGCTGTGTGGAGCGGATGCAGTTGTGATAGACACGGCATATCTGATTGCCCTCGAGTACCTCCTCCCAGACCAGCCCCCCTCCTCATCCCACGTGGAGATGGAGTGGGGGGTGGCGAGGATACGAAACCTGATGTGCTCGTGGAGGGACCAGCTGCTCGAGGTGGCTGGAGCCATGGGTATAAAGGATGTTAGAAGGATGCGGGGGGAGTTTGGAAGGATGCTACTTCACAGAGAGCTCGAGCAGGAGTTCGTGAAGATGTGCGGGTTTGAGGAGGAATGAGCATGGAAATAATCGAAAAAAGGATGATACAAAAGATTCCCTCTCCAAAGGAGGCGCCCTTAAGAGCTGCAAAGAGGCTCAGCCCCTACGTCGTATCGAGGGATACCGAAAGGTGCATAGCGTGTGGGATGTGTGAGATTGTGTGCACGAGGGGCGTGCACGAACGAAAGTATG is a window encoding:
- a CDS encoding ArsR/SmtB family transcription factor, encoding MIARMKADIFRCLAHPTRIRILELLRETTASEAAEKCGDERMGELCVCKITPALGLEQSNVSQHLAILKERGLIRGRREGQNVYYSVANPKVFLLLDVAEELLAENLEESQQMLKMLR
- a CDS encoding permease, which translates into the protein MDITVLINGAIAFVAEYLSAHVLTCLVPAFFLAGAIAALFSKEVVLTYLGADAKKSIAYPVAALSGSLLAVCSCTVLPLFAGVYRRGAGLGPATTFLFSAPAINVLAVVYTAKALGLELGAVRAVGAIGCSVVIGVLMAALFERHKEEQQCTYTVHGSSWREHRKSIGIFVLLLSILVLGGAITDWVLKASALIPLTVLTGYAARSWYTSEELSEWMRETWFLVKMIVPLLLGGVFLMGIVVQLLPAELIARYLGGNTLMANTIASLSGALMYFATLTEVPIVGGLMQLGMGKGPALAMLLAGPALSLPNMIVISRVMGTRRAAAYISMVVVFSIVLGLSYGYIACRMLTQL
- a CDS encoding thioredoxin family protein; this encodes MKIEILGTGCPKCQALTKYVERAVEELGLKAEVVKVDSIEDILEYGVMSTPALAIEGKVLFAGKLPSYEEVYRLIDEHAGGGKDDGRA
- a CDS encoding putative zinc-binding protein; this translates as MTGEHERGIPDNALFLCFGGMSNTGMLTVKAGIRVLEELGEDRVGIYCLSALPAGVKMVLEKTSRTKNIVVVDGCPNECARKLVERAGFTPDAVINVAKDLGVHKVPSPSAHTDEDVERVAEAIKRALL
- a CDS encoding arsenic resistance protein, giving the protein MGSVGGVAQHITRHLEFYFLLSLLMGVVAGYGHDLEWLKSLVPLALFLMLYPMMVNLDIERIRGVVKNSRTVGLALVLNFVVSPLLMAALVYAFGIPGELAAGLLLIGMTPCAGMVIAFTGLSRGNVEAAVVLVAASLLIAVGMVPLWSKVLIGMFLPVPTRLIAQTILLVIVLPLVGGDLTRRLIIRRRGYEGYVAMKESFSAFASFGLLLIFFIIFSINSRAILSEPWIVARLAAPSALFYLLLLAVALSMGRLAGMSWADRVALAFSTAAKNQSIAIALALMAFGHTAALAVAVGGPLIQAPIMLSYVRYNKSHPPSVPSGA
- a CDS encoding cupredoxin domain-containing protein; amino-acid sequence: MHMRRVVALSLVLTIALGVFVSGCAQQPQAPVTPAETPSETEGAVGEEGTPTEAPAVPVEEAQTAPVVEVQIVNYAFIPSTITVKAGTTVQWVNNDNVKHTVTSDEGVFDSGVFNTGDIFEYTFDTPGEYSYHCELHPFMKGKVIVEE
- a CDS encoding translation initiation factor IF-5A, which codes for MKEQTEVGKLKEGRYVIIDDEVCVIKSITKSKPGKHGSAKARIDAIGLFDGQKRSIVQPVSAKIYVPIVERKTAQVLSIAGNVVQLMNMDDYSTFELTVPDEDIAKIKEGQEVPYLTGLGKMRLDVR
- the speB gene encoding agmatinase — its product is MYHYPLFADCTCSYEDAKFVLFGVPFDATSCFRSGSRDAPAALRAASYNFETYHPELDIDLSEVLMCDIGDMEVPGNVEDVLSLVYTELRYHMENGKVPIMMGGEHSLTIGCIRAACELYEDLGMVVLDAHLDLRQEYGGSEYSHACTSYQCLKFLSPERYACIGVRSGSREEFEFAKRMGLTCVPAQRVRDEGMRRVLEDVLDELECAQVYVSLDADVVDPAYAPAVGTPEPFGLTPEDVRHVIRTLAPMAVGMDVVEITPHYDGGQTALLFSRLIREFIAAKARCIGISGTM
- a CDS encoding FAD-binding protein; protein product: MTDECGLSSTPIGGVDGKLFVRDQADIPEILKCLLFGKKPDRVVIARSRDEVVSTVRYAFEHEIPIVPRGGATSPYGGVMPVKGGIVLDLSHLSSVMDINVEKGTARVEAGVRWAQLNERLPDGLTMYTYPTSWFSTVGGWIATGGYGIHSLRYGHLSTLVDALEVVDGTGNVRWIHNGDEGFSHHFGTEGQMGIVLSAVLKVGHVPSSKLDLLLFDSPRGALEKASELARRKDVLHIVMLEEGRMHEMNVLLGEDLLPERCALLVESEEGIEDVPKAQPWQASYVWGQRFFPLKPKKLGPGLLASEILCPMDVAPEYIERAHSLARGYGVSISTEVHVMGKDLALVVPTFITNKRRTLPYMTHLSLVLALTQEGVAIGGRPYGIGTWNTPYAKKAFTREEWNALKQYKHEIDPKGILNPGKFFSLATRVPLLEQLMGSRLVRGSRLIAPLLGSPQHEEKPDVVRDAYESCTHCGACVSVCPAVALLGDERLSPRAKLFYARMLREEGKLDAEEGSRLMLCLHCGQCEKVCQAGLNLKAVWEKLEEELSGYPMPTEDIERLTRLVESEESYRKLADGGMLHG
- a CDS encoding glutamate synthase-related protein; the encoded protein is MGRYHITPSEAQNRRVRAGRLEIERSEACINCGHCIRACVYDVHARRKDDPRLMAEPRSENCHACFRCVTECPVEAIHVKPSPLYAGSIRHVRGEDVATLLFEASTGRVPVSGAGYGGPFAGDGFDGIWTDMSEIVRPTRDGIHGREYISTTVQLGRRPRSVLDEEAPMLIDIPFPVIFGKMPSDERIQQCVLEAASQLGTLVIVAPTTLQSFSTYAPWMVPHLNSVEAIDGVNIVELDAQLVLDEGVPEGVVTMARLAPHGTMELSERVLELMDAGAHVVHLVGDDAGMVGDVHITDVLRTVHRHLIEVGARERISVVAEGGIALAEHVPKCLLCGADAVVIDTAYLIALEYLLPDQPPSSSHVEMEWGVARIRNLMCSWRDQLLEVAGAMGIKDVRRMRGEFGRMLLHRELEQEFVKMCGFEEE